From one Verrucomicrobiota bacterium genomic stretch:
- a CDS encoding DUF4430 domain-containing protein, whose amino-acid sequence MMILPLAIRFFPLLLSLYSTLIAEMQVTLRITKSFSQQPILHLSDKTRPLNVIELLKAHTDLKTGFGGGFVNSINGIQSVSKNGETKDWFYYVNGILAPVGAKQYQLHHEDMIWWDFHHWKEGISISALVGAYPHPFLGGYRGKKKKTVVAHAEGFQALGQMWAEDLEKHHVDNVQTAELSAMKDFTKSYLLLIGAYKDLVKNKQTLKFFENADKLGFFVRFNSEEKLELRYFDGKPAKKIDGGATLIAGKVGQNGAVWIVTGNQSQSIKEISKLFLAASDKTQFGCGIALSKHEIITLPVW is encoded by the coding sequence ATGATGATTTTACCTTTAGCTATAAGATTTTTTCCGCTGCTTCTCAGTCTTTATTCGACGCTCATTGCTGAGATGCAGGTGACTTTAAGGATTACTAAAAGTTTTTCTCAACAACCCATCTTGCATCTTAGTGACAAAACCCGACCTTTAAATGTGATTGAATTACTGAAGGCTCACACCGATCTAAAGACTGGTTTTGGTGGGGGGTTTGTGAACTCTATCAATGGTATTCAATCTGTTTCAAAGAACGGTGAAACCAAGGACTGGTTTTACTATGTAAATGGTATCTTGGCGCCAGTTGGAGCTAAGCAATATCAACTACATCACGAGGATATGATTTGGTGGGATTTTCATCATTGGAAAGAAGGTATCTCAATAAGTGCATTGGTTGGTGCATATCCTCATCCTTTTCTAGGGGGATACCGTGGCAAGAAAAAAAAGACTGTTGTAGCCCATGCCGAAGGATTCCAAGCACTTGGTCAAATGTGGGCTGAAGATTTAGAAAAGCATCATGTTGATAATGTTCAAACAGCCGAGCTATCTGCAATGAAGGACTTTACTAAATCCTATCTGCTGCTTATCGGTGCTTACAAAGATTTAGTAAAAAACAAGCAAACCCTTAAATTTTTCGAAAATGCGGATAAATTAGGATTTTTTGTTAGATTCAATTCAGAAGAAAAACTGGAGCTTCGTTATTTTGATGGGAAGCCGGCCAAAAAAATCGATGGAGGCGCCACATTGATCGCGGGGAAGGTAGGACAAAACGGAGCGGTCTGGATCGTGACTGGTAACCAAAGCCAGAGTATCAAAGAAATATCAAAACTGTTTCTAGCTGCATCTGATAAGACTCAATTTGGTTGTGGGATAGCTTTGAGTAAGCATGAGATTATAACATTACCTGTTTGGTAA
- a CDS encoding putative Ig domain-containing protein, whose translation MVDQLIAIYMKSKASLWLLAFIGIGLIVYGVSQKLLNSSPEENKNLLGNFSEREKPDENLIAVPIAEQPEDSDLKEEGGPYQRASQFDEIAGEGESRRVKKNGFWLQAPDPTDGAVWKNQRGEELVYVDLPLYITTGPLSPVEVGQEAYFKFEAIGGSFPYKWSFVNGSLPQGFAFSPAAATLYGLSEEISESVFRIKVSDATGNQDIAEYRLSIILENEKEEDLLTIMSPSELPQAFLEEEYEYSFQADGGEKPYSWQLIEGALPPEFTFSNQASLSGTPQGDPDTYSFIVQVMDSVGQVATKLHTLEVVEPEDESKWEIKMIPGKNAMLICWNQVEEGKRPDQFILMRSEAGYPSTTVTGENRYLGRDNCFLDLDVSEGNRYYYALFGQSEESSEKELALGFAVTGLSLQGEKIDPYADDIDSFSPLHHSPYGSAEMTLGPPMLPQYGFGSTDVVSLGAAINDGSRDRYGGSIVLKFLDNFIFNGPGPDFKIFENVFNIYGTENSRFMEPAVVWVSKDGRTWRQMPFDFLPHPDGDESETVDTSNPFIYARGFAGVNPTFQGDAGGDEFDLAQVGLSWARYIRIQSTGDLWIQDKDGDFVRHTTETGSVNPNFNKSGFDLDAVKAIHY comes from the coding sequence ATGGTAGATCAACTCATAGCTATCTATATGAAGTCCAAAGCTTCTCTATGGCTTCTGGCTTTTATAGGGATAGGCCTTATAGTGTATGGTGTCAGTCAAAAGTTACTAAATTCATCACCTGAAGAAAATAAGAACCTCCTAGGGAATTTTTCTGAAAGAGAGAAGCCAGATGAAAATTTAATAGCAGTCCCCATAGCCGAACAGCCTGAGGACTCTGATTTGAAGGAAGAGGGTGGACCTTACCAAAGAGCTTCTCAGTTTGATGAGATAGCAGGCGAAGGCGAGAGCCGAAGAGTGAAAAAAAATGGTTTCTGGCTACAAGCTCCAGACCCTACTGACGGGGCTGTTTGGAAAAATCAGCGGGGAGAAGAATTGGTCTATGTGGATTTGCCTTTATATATTACAACAGGTCCCTTGAGTCCTGTTGAAGTGGGTCAGGAAGCATACTTTAAATTTGAGGCAATTGGTGGAAGCTTCCCTTATAAATGGTCCTTTGTAAATGGCAGCCTCCCTCAAGGCTTTGCTTTTAGTCCTGCGGCAGCAACTTTATATGGCCTAAGTGAAGAGATCTCCGAGTCAGTCTTTCGCATCAAAGTATCAGATGCTACAGGAAATCAAGACATTGCAGAATACAGACTCTCTATAATACTAGAGAATGAAAAAGAGGAGGATCTCCTGACTATTATGTCTCCGAGTGAACTGCCACAAGCTTTTCTAGAGGAAGAATACGAGTATAGCTTTCAAGCTGATGGAGGAGAAAAACCTTACAGTTGGCAATTGATTGAAGGCGCATTGCCTCCGGAATTTACTTTTTCCAATCAGGCTAGCTTAAGCGGAACACCTCAAGGTGACCCAGATACTTATTCATTTATCGTCCAGGTTATGGATAGCGTGGGCCAGGTAGCTACTAAGCTTCACACTTTAGAAGTTGTTGAACCAGAAGATGAAAGTAAATGGGAAATAAAGATGATACCCGGAAAAAATGCGATGTTAATCTGCTGGAATCAAGTAGAAGAAGGCAAAAGACCAGATCAATTTATTCTTATGAGGTCGGAAGCCGGCTATCCTTCAACTACTGTCACGGGTGAAAATAGATATCTAGGCAGGGACAATTGTTTTCTAGATCTAGATGTTAGTGAGGGTAACAGATACTACTATGCTCTATTCGGGCAAAGCGAAGAATCTTCAGAGAAAGAATTAGCACTGGGATTTGCGGTAACAGGGCTCTCATTACAAGGTGAAAAGATTGATCCTTATGCGGATGACATAGACTCTTTTAGCCCTCTACATCATTCTCCTTACGGTTCTGCTGAAATGACTCTAGGTCCTCCTATGCTTCCGCAATACGGTTTCGGATCGACAGATGTAGTTTCCTTAGGAGCAGCCATTAACGATGGAAGCAGAGATAGATATGGCGGAAGTATTGTCCTAAAATTTCTAGATAATTTTATTTTCAATGGTCCAGGCCCTGATTTTAAAATTTTTGAAAATGTCTTCAATATTTATGGAACGGAAAATAGTCGGTTTATGGAGCCAGCAGTCGTTTGGGTAAGTAAGGATGGTAGGACTTGGAGGCAAATGCCATTTGATTTTTTACCTCATCCAGACGGAGATGAAAGTGAAACAGTTGATACTTCAAATCCTTTCATATATGCGCGAGGGTTTGCGGGCGTTAATCCTACGTTCCAAGGTGATGCTGGTGGGGATGAATTCGACCTCGCACAAGTTGGTCTGTCCTGGGCGCGCTACATAAGAATTCAGTCTACCGGCGACCTATGGATACAAGATAAAGATGGAGATTTTGTGAGGCATACAACTGAAACAGGTTCAGTTAACCCAAATTTCAATAAAAGTGGCTTTGACCTCGATGCAGTCAAAGCGATCCATTATTAG